GCGCGCGAGCAGCATTTCGTAGCCACGTTCGGTGAGGGCGTCGGCCAGGCTGCCGACCATGCCATGCAGGAACGGATCGGCGAAGCTCTGCCGGGTCGCCTGTTCGTAGGGCACCACCACCGCGATCGTGCGCGGCACGCCGGAGCGCAGGTGGGTGGCCACGCTGTTGACGGTGTAGTCGAATTGCCGCGCCAGCGCCTGGATGCGTGCACGGGTGGCCTCGTTCACCAGCGGGCTGCCAGCCAGCGCCCGCGAAACGGTCGAGGACGAGACGCCGGCCAGCCGCGCCAGATCGGCCATTTGCATGCGCCTGGGCGGCTTGTCCTTGCGGTTCATGTCGGTGCTTCCTGAGGCAAAAGAGCATCCCGCCGGCGGCCTGTGGCCTTTCCATTATGCCGGGCGGCCTGGGCGGCGAGGTGTTTGCACCATGTGCGCGCACGTCCCATGATGGTGCAATGACGACCGACTGGCAGGCATGGGCCGAGCAGATGACGACCGGGCTCGCCCTGATCGACGGCGCGCTGCGGCTCAGCTGGATCAACCCGACCCTGGCCGAATGGCTGGGCCTCGGGCCGCGCAGCGCGGTCGGGCTGCCGCTCGCTGCGCTTTTGGCCGAACCCACGGTGGCCGCGCAGGCGCGCATGCTGCTGGCCGAGCGCCGTGCGGTGCAGTGGCGCGACCTCGCCCTGCGCACCGCCGACGGCGGCGAGCGGCGGGTGGATGCGGCGCTGCAGGGGCTGGCCGGCGACACCCTGCTGCTCGAACTGCATGCGCTCGCCGACGGGCATCCGGCTGCCTCGCCGCTGTCGGCGACGCTGCGTGGCTTCGCCCACGAGGTGAAGAATCCGCTCGCCGGCCTGCGCGGCGCCGCACAGCTCCTGCAGCGCCGCGCCGGCGAGGCGGATCTCAAGCGGCTGGCCGGACTGGTGCTGGAAGAGGCCGACCGTCTCGCCGCGCTGGCCGACCGCCTGCTGCACCAGCAGGGCGCGCCCAGGCTCGCGGCGGTCAACATCCACGCCATGCTCGAGCGGCTGGTCGCCCGGCTGCAGGCCGAGCCGGCGCCGCCGCGGCTGCGGCACGACTACGATCCCAGCCTGCCGGACATCCGCGCCGATGCCGACCGGCTGCTGCAGCTGGCGCTCAATCTCGCCCGCAACGCGCTCGAGGCCGGCGCGCGCACGCTCACCCTGCGCACCCGCGCCGAGCACGCCGTGCGTCTGGGCGACCGCGTGCTGCGCAGTGCCCTGCGCGTCGAGTTCGCCGACGACGGCCCTGGCGTGCCCGCCGAACTGCGCGAGACACTGTTCGAACCGCTGGTGTCCGGCCGCGCCGACGGCACCGGCCTCGGGCTCGCGATCGCCCGCGAGATCGCCCGCGAGCACGGCGGCGAACTGCGCTACCTGCCGCGCGCGACTGAAACCGTGTTCGCCCTGTACCTGCCGCTGGAGCGTGCGCCATGAACCCTGCCGTCTGGATCGCCGACGACGACCGCGCGGTGCGCTACGTGCTCGCCGAGGCCTTGCGCGAGGCCGGCTACGAGGTGCGCGAATTCGATCGCGCCGCCGCGGTGCGCGAGGCCTGGACGAAGACGCGCCCGGCGCTGCTGGTCACCGACGTGCGCATGCCGGGCGAGGACGGCCTGGGCCTGCTCGCCGCCGGCCGCGAGCGCGGGCTGCCGGTGATCGTGATGAGTGCCTACACCGACGTCGCCACCACCGCCGCGGCCTATCGTGCCGGTGCGGCCGACTACCTGCCCAAGCCCTTCGATCTGGACCAGGCGGTGGCCGCCGTGCGGCGCGCGCTGGAAGGGCTGCCCGGCGAGCCGCCCGCCGTCGCCGCGGCGCCCACCCATGCGCTGCTCGGCGAGAGCGCGCCGATGCGCGAGGTGTTCCGGCTGATCGGCCGGGTGGCGGCGAGCGACCTCAACGTACTCATCACCGGCGAGACAGGCACCGGCAAGGAACTGGTCGCACGGGCGCTGCACGAGGAAAGCGCGCGGCGCGACAAGCCGTTCGTCGCGCTCAACACCGCGGCCATTCCCGGCGAACTTTTGGAAAGCGAGCTGTTCGGCCACGAGGCCGGCGCCTTCACCGGCGCCAGCCGTCGCGTCGCCGGCCGCTTCGAGCAGGCCGAGGGCGGCACCCTGTTCCTGGACGAGATCGGCGACATGCCGCTCGCCCTGCAGACCCGCCTGCTGCGCGTGCTCGCCGGCGGCGAGTTCTACCGCGTCGGCGGCCGCGAGCTGATCCGCGGCGACGTGCGCATCGTCGCCGCCACCCACCAGGATCTGGATGCGCTGGTCGCCGCCGGGCGCTTCCGCGCCGACCTCAAACACCGGCTGGACGTGGTGCGCATCGCGCTGCCGCCGCTCGCCGCGCGTCGCGCCGACATCCCGCTGCTGGCCAGGCACTTCCTCGCCGCCGCCGCGCAGGCGCTGAAGCTGCCGCCCAAGCGCTTCTCGCGTGCCGCGCTCGCCGCGCTGGAGCGGCGCGACTTTCCCGGCAACGTGCGCGAGCTGGAAAACCTCTGCCGGCGATTGGCGGTGATCGCGCCGGGGGCGGAGATCCAGCCGGAGGATCTGGGCCCCGCCCCGCATGCCGCGCCGACCGCGGCCAGCGGCTGGACCGGCGCCCTGCGCGCGTGGGCGAGTGAGGCGCTGGCGGCCGGCGAGGCGGACATCCACGCCCGCGCCCGCGCCGCGCTCGACCGCACCCTGCTCGAGGCGGCGCTGACCGCGCACGGCGGCCACCGCCAGCGCGCCGCCGCCGCGCTCGGGCTGGGCCGCAACACGCTGACCCGCAAGCTCGGCACCTCGCGCCGGCGGCGCTGACCGCCGCCATTTACCGGCACCAGCGCCGCCCGCTACGCTGCTCGACGCAAGACTTCAGGGGGATACCACGCATGCATGCGCTTTCCATCCGTCCCGCCCGCCGCGAGGATCTGGCCGACCTCATCGCCTGGAATGCGGCGATGGCCGTGGAGACCGAAGGCAAGACACTGGACCGCGAGGTGCTCGCCCGCGGCATCGCGGCCGTGTTCGACGAGCCGCGCCGCGGCTTCTACCTCGTGGCCGAGCGCGACGGCAAGGCGCAGGGCGGCCTGCTCGTCACCTACGAATGGAGCGACTGGCGCAACGGCGATTTCTGGTGGATCCAGAGCGTCTACGTGATCCCGGCGGCGCGGCGCGGCGGCGTGTTCCGCGCGCTCTATGCCGAGGTCGAGCGGCGTGCCCGCGCCGCCGGCGCGGTCGGCCTGCGCCTGTACGTGGAAACCGGCAACACGCGGGCGCAGGCCATCTATGCGCGGCTGGGCATGCGCCGCTGCCATTACCTCATGTACGAGCGCGCCCTCGCCTGACCGTCAATGCAGCGCCGCGCCGGGCACGCCGAGCCGGCCCTGGTCGGTGAGCGCGATCGGGCCGCTGTCCCACGCCTCGATGCCGAACTGCGCGGCGAGCAGCGCACGCAGTTCGCCCAGGGCGGCGGGCGCGAGTGGATAGAGATGGGCGAGCGGATGCGGGCGGTTCGTCTCGGCCGTGTCCTGGACGACGCTGACCGCGACGATGCCCAGGCCCGGCGCCGTGTGCGCATAGGCACGCGACGGCGCGGCGGTCGTGGGCGCGGGGAAGCGTTCCAGCAGCAGGCCGGCCGGTGCCGGGCTGCCGCCGTCCAGCGCGAGCGCCAGGCCGTGCGCCTCGAGCAGTGCGGCGTACTGGCGCAGCTCGAAGATCGCGCCGGCAAAGGCATGCCGGCGCTGGGCGCCGTCGCCGTGCTGGCCTTCCAGCCAGCGCGCCGGGGATGACACGCGTACCGTGCCCGCCGTCAGCGCCAGCTCCAGACCGCGCGCGCTCTGCGTGGTCACGCCCGTGGAAGGGTCGAGCAGCGCCGTCTCCAGCAGCGTCCACAGTGGCGCCAGGTTGACGTGTTCGTACTGCACGCAGGCGAGCGCCAGGAGATCGTCGCGGGTCAGGTAGCGGGCGTGCTCCAGGCGCACGTCGAACAGACGCATCAGCGCATCGGCGCACACCGTACCCGCCTCACCGCGGCCGACCAGCTCGGTTTCCAGCGTCTGCCGCAGCGTGTCGGCAAGCGCCGCGGGCGCGAGCAGGACGATCGGCAGCAACCGCAGCGGTCCCTGCGCGAAGGCCGGATCCGGCTGCAGCGGCTGCACCGGCATGCGGCCGTCGCGGCTGCCGAAGGCGACCACCTGCGCGAGCTGCGCCTGCGGCAGCCGGCGGGCGAGTTCCTCCAGCGTCGACCAGACCGGAAATCCGGGCCGCAGCAGTTCGACCAGGTCGAACAGCGCGCCGGCGAGCGCGAGCCGGGTGTGGGCGAGGTCGGGCAGCAGGCGAACGAGATCGTCGGCGACGTGCGCGGCCAGCGCCGATGCCTCGTCGCGGGTCAGGGTCGGACGGGCCGGCGCGGTGCCGGCGACGGGCTCGAGCGCGAGCACCAGCGGCAGGGCGACGGCGGCGTGGGCTTGCATGGGCGCGATTCGAAACGGCGGGAAACCGGCGATGGTAGCAGCCGCCCCGGCAGGCTTTCGCCGGGCCTCTGCTGCGGCTAGCCTTGAACGCTCAGGCACCTTGGCGAAGGAACCCACTTGCGCATGGACAACAGGCCTCAGCGCGTCGGCGTGCTCGGCGGTGTGCGCGTCCCGTTCTGCCGACGCAACACCGCCTATGCGGACGTCGGCGATTTCGGCCTGTCGGTCAAGGTGCTGGGCAGCCTGGTCGAGCGTTTCGGCCTGCATGGCGTCGAGCTCGGTGAAGTGGCGATCGGCGCGGTGCTGCGCCAGGCCACCGACTGGAACCTGGCGCGCGAGGCGGTGCTGTCCTCCGGGCTCGCCGCGACCACGCCGGGCATCACCACCGCGCGCGCCTGCGGCACCTCGCTGGACAACGCCATCCTCATCGCCAGCCGCATCGCGCTCGGCCAGATCGAGGCGGGCATCGCCGGCGGCGCGGATTCGACCAGCGACCTGCCGCTCGGCTACAGCCCGCGCCTGCGCAAGCGGCTGCTGGCGATCGCGCGTGCCCGCGGCTGGCAGGACAAGCTGGCCGCCGCCACCCGCGGTTTTTCGCTGCGCGAGCTGAAGCCCTTTTTCCCTACCGTCGCCGAGCCGCGCACCGGCCTGTCGATGGGCGAGCACTGCGAGAAGATGGCCCGGCAGTGGCGGATCGATCGCGCCGATCAGGACCGCTTCGCGCTGGAAAGCCAGCGCAAGCTCGCCGCCGCCTACGAGGACGGCTTCTTCGAGGATCTGGTGGTGCCGTTCCGCGGCGTCAGGCGCGACGGCTTCCTGCGCCCGGACACCAGCCTGGAAAAACTCGCTGCGCTCAAGCCCGCCTTCGACCGCAGCGGCGCCGGCACGCTCACCGCCGGCAATTCCACCGGCCTGTCCGACGGTTCGGCGGTGGTGCTGCTGGCCAGCGAGGGCTGGGCCGCCGCGCGCGGGCTCAAGGTGCAGGCCTTCGTGCGCGACGCCGAGGTCGCCGCGGTGGATTTCGTGCATGGCGAGGGCCTGTTGATGGCGCCCACGGTGGCGGTCGCGCGGCTGCTCGCGCGCAATGGCCTCGCGCTGCAGGATTTCGACTACTACGAGATCCACGAGGCCTTCGCCGCGCAGGTGCTGTGCACGCTGCGCGCCTGGGAAAGCGAGGACTACTGCCGCACCCGCCTCGGCCGCGATCGTCCGCTGGGCGCGATCGATCCTGCCAGATTCAACGTCACCGGCTCCTCGCTCGCGGTCGGCCACCCGTTCGCCGCCACCGGCGCGCGGCTGGTGGCGACGCTGGCCAAGCTGCTCGAGCGCAAGGGCGCCGGGCGCGGGCTGATCTCGGTATGCACCGCAGGCGGCATGGGCGTGGCGATGATCCTGGAGCGCTGACACGCCATGCCGCGGCTGCGCACGACCACCGCCTGGAGCCTGCTGGCGCTGTTGCTCGGCATCCTCGGCACGCAGTGGCTGAGCGAACGCACCGCGCACTGGCAAGGTCCGCGCCCGGCGGCCGGGGCCGCGCCGTCGCCGCGGCACAGTCCGTCGCGGCCCGGCCGGCCGCACGCGATGGCGCTCCGGCGCGCGCGGCCGGCCGCGACGCCGATCCTCGCGACGATGCCGGCGACGGCCGCCACGGCGGCGCTGGTCCCGCTCGACGCGCCGGCGCCGGACGTCCCGTATGCGGCCCTGCGCGGGCATCTGGACGGCAGCGTGGCGATCGCGGTGACGCTGGATGCGACCGGGGCCGTGGCCTCGGCGACGCTCGATCGCAGCAGCGGCGATGCGGTGCTCGACGCCTATGCGCTGGCCAACGTGCGCGGCTGGCGTTTTGCCGCGCCGCGCGACGGCGGCGCCCGGCGCGGCACGCTCACCATCCACTTCACCGGCGCGGACGCCGATGGCCTTGCGCGCGGGCCCTGAAGACGCGCGGCCTCACAGGATGCCCTGCACGCCCAGTCCGAAGGCGGTGATCAGCCGCGTGTAGATCGCCTTGGGCGTCATCGCCACGTCGGGGAAGTCGCCGACCGGGCGATAGCAGCTGTAGAAGGCCGGGTTGCTCGGCCGCATCGGCGCGCAGCCGTCCTTGAGCTCGAAATCGGTGGCGTAGCGGAACGGCCAGAAATCGAACAACGGCAGGCTGGAGGACACGTCGCCAATCGCCTGGCTGATGTCGGTGAGCACCGGCACCGGCTCGCGCGGGGCGACCACCCAGGCGTTCTCCGGCCGCACGTCGCGCAGGATCGCGCCGCGCAGGCGCGCGGCCAGGCGGTGGTCGTAGACGATGACGCCCGCCTCGGTGTTGTAGTGGTCCGAACGCGGGTCGAAGTTGTGCGAACCGATCATCGCGAAGCTGCTGTCGACCACCAGCGACTTGGCATGCAGGCTAAAGCGCAGTCCGCCGCTTTCCAGCGGCACCGGTCGGCCGCCATGGCTGCCGAGCAGCCCGCCCTGTTCGGAATGCGCGAACACGGCCGGTTCGGTGGGCGCCTGCTCCGGAGATGGCGGCGTGCCATTGCCCATGCGCGTGCGCTGATAGACCAGCCACGGATCGCGCGCATGCGGCTTGAGCTCGTAGATCTCGAAACCCAGCTCCTTGATGTAGCGCTTGCGGTGCTTGTAGGTGAGCGCATAGGCGGCGAAGCCGTCGGTGGAGGCCAGCGAGTTGGTGGAGACCACGATCTGCGGCGGCGGCTGCTTGCGACGCAGGCCGGCGAAGATCTTCGTGGCGCGATCGCCCATGACGAGGTAGGGCGTCTGCAGCACCACCTCGTGCCGCGCCCCGGCGATGAGCTGCATCAGCCGGCGGGT
The DNA window shown above is from Aerosticca soli and carries:
- a CDS encoding two-component system sensor histidine kinase NtrB, with amino-acid sequence MTTDWQAWAEQMTTGLALIDGALRLSWINPTLAEWLGLGPRSAVGLPLAALLAEPTVAAQARMLLAERRAVQWRDLALRTADGGERRVDAALQGLAGDTLLLELHALADGHPAASPLSATLRGFAHEVKNPLAGLRGAAQLLQRRAGEADLKRLAGLVLEEADRLAALADRLLHQQGAPRLAAVNIHAMLERLVARLQAEPAPPRLRHDYDPSLPDIRADADRLLQLALNLARNALEAGARTLTLRTRAEHAVRLGDRVLRSALRVEFADDGPGVPAELRETLFEPLVSGRADGTGLGLAIAREIAREHGGELRYLPRATETVFALYLPLERAP
- the ntrC gene encoding nitrogen regulation protein NR(I) — protein: MNPAVWIADDDRAVRYVLAEALREAGYEVREFDRAAAVREAWTKTRPALLVTDVRMPGEDGLGLLAAGRERGLPVIVMSAYTDVATTAAAYRAGAADYLPKPFDLDQAVAAVRRALEGLPGEPPAVAAAPTHALLGESAPMREVFRLIGRVAASDLNVLITGETGTGKELVARALHEESARRDKPFVALNTAAIPGELLESELFGHEAGAFTGASRRVAGRFEQAEGGTLFLDEIGDMPLALQTRLLRVLAGGEFYRVGGRELIRGDVRIVAATHQDLDALVAAGRFRADLKHRLDVVRIALPPLAARRADIPLLARHFLAAAAQALKLPPKRFSRAALAALERRDFPGNVRELENLCRRLAVIAPGAEIQPEDLGPAPHAAPTAASGWTGALRAWASEALAAGEADIHARARAALDRTLLEAALTAHGGHRQRAAAALGLGRNTLTRKLGTSRRRR
- a CDS encoding GNAT family N-acetyltransferase — translated: MHALSIRPARREDLADLIAWNAAMAVETEGKTLDREVLARGIAAVFDEPRRGFYLVAERDGKAQGGLLVTYEWSDWRNGDFWWIQSVYVIPAARRGGVFRALYAEVERRARAAGAVGLRLYVETGNTRAQAIYARLGMRRCHYLMYERALA
- a CDS encoding acetyl-CoA C-acetyltransferase, with protein sequence MDNRPQRVGVLGGVRVPFCRRNTAYADVGDFGLSVKVLGSLVERFGLHGVELGEVAIGAVLRQATDWNLAREAVLSSGLAATTPGITTARACGTSLDNAILIASRIALGQIEAGIAGGADSTSDLPLGYSPRLRKRLLAIARARGWQDKLAAATRGFSLRELKPFFPTVAEPRTGLSMGEHCEKMARQWRIDRADQDRFALESQRKLAAAYEDGFFEDLVVPFRGVRRDGFLRPDTSLEKLAALKPAFDRSGAGTLTAGNSTGLSDGSAVVLLASEGWAAARGLKVQAFVRDAEVAAVDFVHGEGLLMAPTVAVARLLARNGLALQDFDYYEIHEAFAAQVLCTLRAWESEDYCRTRLGRDRPLGAIDPARFNVTGSSLAVGHPFAATGARLVATLAKLLERKGAGRGLISVCTAGGMGVAMILER
- a CDS encoding energy transducer TonB; translation: MPRLRTTTAWSLLALLLGILGTQWLSERTAHWQGPRPAAGAAPSPRHSPSRPGRPHAMALRRARPAATPILATMPATAATAALVPLDAPAPDVPYAALRGHLDGSVAIAVTLDATGAVASATLDRSSGDAVLDAYALANVRGWRFAAPRDGGARRGTLTIHFTGADADGLARGP